A stretch of DNA from Perca flavescens isolate YP-PL-M2 chromosome 11, PFLA_1.0, whole genome shotgun sequence:
catagactcaaagtcgcttaaacggggtctattggtccattatatactgtctgtgggTTCTTCCTACAGAGAGAGTTTAGGCgcccccccaaagaggttttagccagtgCAAAAGGAAATTCATGGCAAAAACGTTCCCTTTTGGTAAAAAAGTAACTGTTATGCCATTTATACTTAGGCCTGGTGTGCCACCAACCGCAATACACTGGAGAAAACCCTGTCTCTAGATCAGCACATTTAACACACAACTGACCCTCTGTTCTGCAGGGCCTTCCCAACCTGGTGGAGCTGAGAATGGCGCACAACGACTACATCAGTTACCTTCACACACGGGCGTTCACGGGGCTGAAGAAGCTGGTGCGCCTGGACCTGTCAGACTGTAACCTCTTCAACATCCCGGACCGCATCTTCCTGGAGCAAACCGCGCTGAAGGAGCTGCTCTGCTTCCAGAACAACTTTAGGAGGATCCCCGGGGCGTTCAGAGGCATGGAGAACCTGACGCACATCTACCTGGAGAGGAACCGGATCGAGGCGGTGGCCTACAACTCCCTGCTGGGCCTGGGCAGTCTCAAGTACGTCGCAGGCTGGAAGTAGCTCATGTAAAAGCTATAGTGTcttaaggtctggctacaccacagatgcattctgggataggagaaaaaaacgctctgggttgtttgtatttctttaaaggtcccatggcaggacaatttcactttatgagttttttttaacattcatatgcgttcccccagcctgcctatggtcccccagtggctagaaatggtgataggtgtaaaccaagccctgctctgcctttgagaaaatgaaagatcagatggaccaatcaggaatcttctccttatgatgtcataaggaggaaggttacctcccctttctctgctttgcccgcccagagaatttggcccccccatgagagagagacatcatggctttcaaacgagcaaagtacacatgaacacatgaacttcgggaaagagacttcagatacagtattaggggtccactaaggtctatataaaagagacttcagatacagtattaggggaccactaaggtctatataagagagacttcagatacagtattaggggaccactaaggtctatataagagagacttcagatacagtattaggggaccactaaggcctatataaaagagacttcagatacagtattaggggaccactaaggtctatataagagagacttcagatacagtattaggggaccactaaggtctatataagagacttcagatacagtattagggaccactaaggtctatataaaagagacttcagatacagtgttaggggaccactaaggtctatataaaagagacttcagatacagtattaggggaccactaaggtctatataagagagacgtcagatacagtattaggggaccactaaggcctatataaaagagacttcagatacagtattaggggaccactaaggtctatataaaagagacttcagatacagtattaggggaccactaaggcctatataaaagagacttcagatacagtattaggggaccactaaggtctatataaaagagacttcagatacagtgttaggggaccactaaggtctatataagagagacttcagatacagtattaggggaccactaaggcctatataaaagagacttcagatacagtattaggggaccactaaggcctatataaaagagacttcagatacagtattagggaccactaaggtctatataaaagagacttcagatacagtattaggggacccctaaggtctatataaaagagacttcagatacagtattagggaaccactaaggcctatataaaagagacttcagatacagtattaggggaccactaaggtctatataaaagagacttcagatacagtattaggggaccactaaggtctatataaaagagacttcagatacagtattaggggaccactaaggtctatataaaagagacttcagatacagtattaggggaccactaaggcctatatgaaagcatccaaagagaaccatgtcatgggaccctttaaaccaatcacaatggtctttgGACGCAGctacggtggctctgctaaatagtctcaggaaggaacttgttttggtggaacattatcacctcgcaaaagaaaacgccacatccaatattaaatgaagtgaactgttgacacaatacagtaacgtatttaaatgagctgatacatggttaaacgtcattagctcttaccagtgtatctccgtgtgtacttggtccacagtaatcccaccaatcagtcccaaaacgtcccagttagagaggaaatgccctaaacatattctttgaaaatctttacaatcattgcCCGAAGGAACCAAGCAGGCCCGctttgttgcacgatccaaaatTGTCTTCAAAACGTCAAACGtcaaaattggccggaattctcctttaaacatCTCTGTCTTCTTCCAGGTACCTGAACCTCCAGGAAAACCGCATCAACGTGATCCACGACCAGTCCTTCCAGGACCTCTTGCGGCTGGAGAACTTCTACCTCAACGACAACGTGCTGTGTGATCTACCGCGGCACGCCTTCAAGGGCCTCGTCCGCCTCAAGATGCTCAACCTCGGGGGGAACCTGCTGACCAACGTGTCCAAGACCTGGTTCGGTGACCTGGTGGAGCTGGAGGTCCTGTACCTGGACAGGAACCAGCTGGTCTACATCGAGGAAGGCACATTTGAGAACCTGACCAGCCTGATCACGCTCCACCTGAACAGCAACAACCTCACCACCCTTCCCTTCCCCGTCTTCCAGCCCGTCTACTTCCTGGGCCGCCTCTACCTCTTCCGAAACCCCTGGGAGTGCGACTGCTCCCTAGAGTGGCTGAAGGAGTGGATGGAAAGCTACAAGCTGGTGCGGGACATCCCGTGCGCCTCGCCTTCCTCCGTGGCGGGGCTGGATCTCGGCGAGGTGGTTTTCGCCAAGGCGAACGGCACGTGCGTGGACCCCGGAGAGCTGAACCTGACCACGGTGTCGTCGGAGATAGCCTCCACCACGGAAAACCGCTTCAACAGCCTCATTTCCAAGCTGCTGCAGCAGGAGCTCCGAGAGGAGATGGGGAATGGGACGGAGAGCCTCCGCAACGGGACCCTGCCCGAGGACGGGCAGCTGTCTGCGGGGGTCGGAGGGCGGCAGGCCCAGGCACGCCGATCGCTCCTCGGCTTCACCGTGGCGTGGCTCATCTTTGGTTTGATTGGCCGGTCAGATATTAATCACAGTCTTTCTTGCACATGAGGATTTTGGCTTCCTGACCCACTGGAAACAACAAGgagtagcttttttttttttaaattgccgATGAGATAAAAGATGTTTTCAGCACACAGGAATGCTTTTCCTTTCACGTGTGGTTGCTGGTGCGAGTTTTTCCCGCCCAAAACATTGGATTTGTGGGATTCCGCAAGCAATTCTTCACATGGAAAGACTGGGGGCGACATGGCGGCATTTAGTTCCACGCGAGCTGTTTCTATACGATAATCTAGGATATTTATAGATGACACATCTGACGCATATATCGTTCATTGTAGGTTATATAT
This window harbors:
- the nyx gene encoding nyctalopin, translated to MSESETSLSPNTNESKTSSSPNTNKSNSRVRDKSESNSRVRDKSESNSRVRDKFESKYQQVQRPNRRQQKSMLISVLCLLPPAVLARWSCVRACPPPCSCTQEKSCTVLCDRASISELPKEFPCEASAINLDKNKLKFLSERAFGTLPSLKTLSLDHNNISFITPGAFKGLPNLVELRMAHNDYISYLHTRAFTGLKKLVRLDLSDCNLFNIPDRIFLEQTALKELLCFQNNFRRIPGAFRGMENLTHIYLERNRIEAVAYNSLLGLGSLKYLNLQENRINVIHDQSFQDLLRLENFYLNDNVLCDLPRHAFKGLVRLKMLNLGGNLLTNVSKTWFGDLVELEVLYLDRNQLVYIEEGTFENLTSLITLHLNSNNLTTLPFPVFQPVYFLGRLYLFRNPWECDCSLEWLKEWMESYKLVRDIPCASPSSVAGLDLGEVVFAKANGTCVDPGELNLTTVSSEIASTTENRFNSLISKLLQQELREEMGNGTESLRNGTLPEDGQLSAGVGGRQAQARRSLLGFTVAWLIFGLIGRSDINHSLSCT